TAGGATCAAGCGCCACCATATCCATCAGTTCACGTGCACGCTCGCGGCTTTTCTTTTTATCCCAGCCCAAAAGACGCGGCACGATGCAGATGTTTTCTTCAATGGTCATGTTTGGAAACAGACCAATCTGCTGAATCACATAGCCAATTTGGCGGCGCAGCGCTACCACATCTATTTCTTGGGTATCTTGCCCATTAATGAGAATACGTCCAGAAGTGGGCGTAATCAGGCGATTGACCATTTTAAGCGTGGTGGTTTTGCCGCAGCCCGATGGGCCAAGCAGGACGCAGATTTTGCCTTCTTCAACATGCAGGTTCACATTGTTGACAGCCTGCATGCTCTGGCCATTTTTTTGGGTAAAAGTTTTACTGAGATTTTCGAGCGTAATCATGAGCGGATACCTTTAGGAGTGAGGTAGTGCTGGATGCTGCTAAGGATTAGATCCATCACAATGGCGAGCAGGCTGATCATCACTGCGCCAACGATCAATTGGCGGATGTCGCTCTGGCTAATACCATGCAAAATCAGCAGGCCAAGGCCACCTGCGCCGATGGTGCTGGCAATCGCCATCACACCAATATTCATCACCACGGCGGTGCGAATCCCGCAAAAAATCAGTGGTACAGCCAGCGGTAGCTCTACCCAGCACAAGCGCTGGAAAAAACTCATACCTAGGCCTTTGCATGATTCGCGAATACCTGGATCGATCTGCTGAAATGCGGCGTGGGTGTTGCGGATAATCGGCAGGAGTGAGTATAAAAACACCGCCGAAATGGCTGGAACATAGCCAATCCCCTGATTAATCAGCGAGAAAAGCGGAATCATCAGCCCAAATAGCGCAATGGATGGGGTGGTTAAAATCACGGTGGCAAGGCCAAGCACCCAAGGGGCGAGCGCGGGCAGCCGCATAATCAGTACACCAATCGGCACACCCAACAAAATGGCAAGGCCAACGGCAATCGAGACCAGCATCATGTGCTCACGGGTTAATCCCATAATAAAGCTGCTGTTTTCCCAAGCATAGTGAATGATTTCCATCTTATTTTCCTTGCAGTAAGCCTTTGTCTTTTAGAAACTGAGCGGCCACTTCGTCCACACGCAGGTGTTCAATATCTACTTTGGCGTTAAGCGTAGAGATCGTATCGTTGTCGAGTAGCGCAGACAGGGTGTTGAGGGCTTCTTCAAGGCCGGGGTTGGCATCCAGTACGGATTTTTCTACGACGGGTGTTGCCGCGTAGCTGGGGAAAAAGTGTAGATCGTCTTCGAGAATAATAAAATCAAAGCCTTTGACTCGGCCATCTGTGGCATAGACCAAGCCCACGTCAACAAAGCCATCACGAATGGCGTTGTAAACCAGGCCTGAATTCATCTGCTTCATTTGTGGGCGATCCAACGTCAACTGATATTTTTCTTGCATCGGTTTTAAGCCATCAGGCCGGCCTGCAAACTCGATATCCAGCCCTATTTTCCAATTTTTATGCTGGTTGAATTGTTTGACCATACCGCTCATGGTGCTGATGCCTAGCGCCTCGGCCCGTTTGCGTTGCATGGCAAAGGCGTAGGTATTGTTCATGGCGGCGGGCTTAAGCCAGACCAAGCCATTGGGAATATCCAGCTCCTTCACTCTTTCATAGCTCTGCTCGGGGTTTACTTCGGTGAGCTTGTGATAAACGATTAGCGCCGTGCCGGTGTAATCCCAAACCAGATCCAGCTGATTGTTGATCAGTGCGCCGCGTAGGATGACGCTGGGTAGGTCGGTGGTCGCGGTGACTTCAAAGCCTTTTTCTTCAAGGTAGAGGCGAGTCATCGCAGAGAGTAAATGCTGCTCGGTAAAGTCTTTACTACCTAAGCGAATCTGCGCTGCGCTGGCAAAACTAGCCGCCAGAATAAGGCTGATGTTGATGATAAGTCGTTTCATGGCCGTTTCCTTTTAGTGTGCAGCATGTCCGGCAAAGACACGTCCAAGGCCAGCAACGGCTTGATCAAGTGCTAAGGCGACAATGGCGGTCGCCCCTGCGCCAACCAGTAGCTGGGCATGATTATTTAAAAAGATGCCGGGGAAAATTAGCTCGCCATAACTACTGGCTCCAATGAGGAAGGTCAGTGGCACGGTGCCCACATTAATCACCAGTGCTAGCCGCACCCCCACCAAAATAACGGGAGCAGCATTGGGTAGCTCAACAAAGTAAAGGCTTTGCCTTGGGGTCATGCCAAGGCCGCGTGCGGCTTCAAGCAAGGCGGGCGATACACCGCAAAGGCCGGTGTAAGTGTTACGAACAATGGGGAGTAGTGAAGCTAAAAAGAGGGCGATGATGGCGGGTTGATCGCCAATGCCAACCAGCACCATGGCCAGCGCGAGTACGGCAAGCGGGGGCAGAGTATTGCCGATGTTAAAGATTTGCAGAATCGGTTCGGCAAAGCGTTTGGCCCAGCTGCGGCTGAGTATGACCCCAGCGGGTAGCCCAATAATCAGCGCTAGAAACATCGAATAGGCAACCAAGCGCAGATGCTGCTGCCCTAGGTAAATTAGATCGCTCTGGTAAGTTTTTAGCCAAGCCGGATGCGACTGAATAATGGCGAAGATGGCCGCCAAAAAGACGACGAACCCACCACGTTTTAGATATACAGACATGTGCATACTCCTTATTGTAGAGCGGCCAAAACCGCTCACAATGGTGAGAGTGACAACTTAGGAATTGAGGGTTGCCTTACTTTGGGCTGGTTTTGCTGCGTGAGCGCAGAAAAACTCAACAGACCCTAGCGATTTAAAAATCGCAGATGGGGTGCACTGGCTGAGGCCGTAATGATGTTTTACGGCCCATTTCGATGAAAATCAGTGGCTAAGCGCCGCGATATCGTCAGTGCAAATAGAAAGGCTTTAGGCCTTGATCACTGCTGTATGCAGAGTGATTTTTTAGAAGAGGACAGTTTTTAACACGTGCTTACGCTGGACTACAATGTAAATGAAGCAACTTGTAACTATTGGTGAAACTGTTTGTATGGCGTTTTTGGCATAGCAAATCAACCAAGTTGATGACGTTTTTGCTCTATAGATCGTCTTTATGGCGACGTCCACGAATAGCAAGCAGCGCACCTACTTCATGTGCGGCTTTGCTACGACGCATGGGCAGACATTCACTGCGTTATGCTCCTCGACAATAACCCGTTATTGTCTTCGTCACATGCCTTGTGCCTGGCCGTTTTCCGGCTCAGCGCAATGGCGAATGGAACGTCAACAGACCCTAGCATCCCTTATTAAAAATGACGCTTAGGAAAATGCTCTTATAAGGGCTTGGTATTCGGCATATTTACCAATAGGTGAAGGCCGCAAATAGCATGGAATAGCAAAAGCAGTAAGAATGATGAAAGTGAGGCTGGGGGGGGCTTTGGCATGTGTAATGCATTGTGACAGTATGGGTTATTCAATATTTTTTCACATTCTTTAGGTGGCGATCGATGCGTGCAGTTATTCAGACCAAGCCATTACTTTCTTTAGGCCACGCAGAGCTGCCCCACGTGCAGGCTGGGCAGTTATTGATACAAGTTTATGTCGCCGGGATTAATCGGGCAGATTTAGCCCAAGCTGCAGGGCGCTACCCAGCTCCTGCGGGGGATTCGCCCATCTTGGGTTTAGAAGTAGCAGGTGTGATCACTGCGGTGGGTGAGGGCGTGAGTCGTTTTGCTCTGGGAGACGAGGTATTCGGCCTTGTGGGGGGCGGCGCTTATGCAGAATATTGCATAATAGAATCTAGTCTTGCCATGAAAATACCCGCTGGGCTCTCGTTTACCGATGCAGCCAGCCTACCTGAAGCGTGGATGACTGCGTGGTTTAATTTGGTGCAAATTGGAGGTCTAAAAGCAGGCCAGCGGGTGCTGATTCATGCGGGGGCCAGTGGCGTAGGGGCTGCAGGTATTCAGCTTGCTAAGCATTTAGGTGCTTGGGTTGCCACCACGGCAGGCGGCACTTTGAAAGGTGAGTTTTGCCGCCAGCTTGGGGCTGATCTAGTGGTGGATTACCAGCAAGATGATTTTGCCGCCATCGTCAAAGAAGCCGGTGGAGTGGATTTGATTTTGGATGGGGTAGGCGGTGATTATCTCGCTAAAAACCAAGCGTGCTTGAATATGGATGGGCAGATTGTGTTGATAGGCTTATTACGTGGCATAAGTGCCGAGGCTCATCTTGGTTTACTGCTGATGAAACGCCAGCGCATTACCGGCTCCACCCTTAGGGCTCAACCTTTGGGCGTGAAAGTTGAATTAGCTACCGCACTGCGCGAAAAAATACTGCCTTTAATCGCTATTGGTGATTTAAAAATAACCATTGATTGCGTTTTTGATTGGGGAAAAGTAGCCGAGGCCCATCAATATATTGCAGAGAATCGTAATCTAGGTAAAGTATTGTTAAGTATGATTGATTTTTAATTTTTTTTAAATTTATATAAAAATTATGTGCTTTAAATGATGATTGTTTGATTACATACTAATGTAATAAACGTATTTTTGGTGTTTTAATGAAATACTCGATAAATTAGAAATACCTATTTGTTTTTTAGGGTTTGATTAATTAATATAATGAATGTTCGCTTGTGCTTTGTTTTAAATTTATGTAAGCAGAGGTGAGGTTTATTTATCACTTTATAATCAACTTTTAAGGTGAGAATAGATGAATATCTTTAAATCACTGATTGCAGGTGTCATGTTTGCAGCAAGTACGGCGGTGTTTGCCGCCGCGGCTACGTAAGCCACGTTTGAAGAAGGCGTGGCAACTGGGGGTTTTAAAGTAGTTAAGACCAATAAATATGATTTCTCGATTGATTTTGGATCCACATTAAAACAAGGCTATTTGACTTGGTCTATTGTGCAAAACGCATATAATGCGGCAACTAAACCCACAGCAAATGCATCTGTAAGCATGTGGCTAGATGGTGTAATGCTTGATTCATTTGCTAATAAAAAAGCTTATGAAAATAGCCTGACATTAGCTACTCTAACTGGTAAGCATTTATTGCAGTTTCAAACCGGCACCTAAAATGGTTATATTGGTGCAGGCTCCTTTAGTATCGTGCCGGCCATGCCTGTTCCAGAGCCAGAAACCTACACTTTAATGGGGTTGGGCTTAGTGGGCTTGCTTGTTACCCGCCGTCGTTTGGCTAAATAATTTTCGCCCTGCGTATTACAGTAAATTGGCATTAAAAAGGCCATCATTTAATTTAGCGATGGCCTTTACCCATTAGCCTAGCCAATTTTCCATATTAATTGCTTTGCATGGCAACATCAGGATGTTGCCAATTGGGCAGTTGGCGTATCGCGCTTAGCCAGCGGTTAATATTGGGTAAGTCTGCCTCTAAAATGCCGATTTGATCTAGCCAAAATAAATATGCTGAGCAGCTAATGTCTGCAATGCTTGGCCCTGATGCCAGCAAAAATTCACGGCCAGCAAGTTTGTCTTCCAGCATGGCCAGATCGGCCATTAGCCGTGCATGTAAATAGGCCATAACCTCGGGCCCTTGCGGGGCCCAGAGCAGAGCATAGCGGTAATTGGGCGCGCTAAAGCCGATGCGGTTCGCCTCCCAAGATAACCACTCTAGCAGCCTGTCGGACTTAAGACTGATCTACTACGGAAAAGCCGGATTTGGCCATATTTCACGCATTTTCTCGTTGAATAGCCAGCTATTCGCCTCAAAAACCCACGAAATCTGTCTCAAACCGGTCTTTCCCTCGCTACGATCGCTTAAGTCCGACAGGCTGCTAGCACCGCTTGCCGCTCTTCATTTCCTGTGAATTGCCCACTTTGCTGGGCAAGGTAACTTAGAATTGCATTCGATTGGCAGAGTACTCTGCCTTGATCGACTAAAATGGGTACTCGCCAAAAGGACTGGCTGTAAGCAGAAGGAATAAGCGGATTTTATAAGAGTGGCCAGAGTCGGTGCTGCCATAGAGAAGCATAAAGCATTGTCCTTAAGGCTTAAGCGGCCATATTGGCGGGCTTACATTAAAAAAAAGGGATTATAGAGCCTTCTTTTAAGCCGCATGTAATTTTTCAAATACGCCATTTTTGCTTGCAGTGCTACAATCAAGAAATGAAAAAAGTGTGGTTTTTCTTATTGCTAGTGTCAGTGCTGTCGTTGAATACGGCAGGCTGGCTTGCGTCTGCCGCTAGCACGCCTTGCCACATGTCTCAGTCTCATGGCCCCTGTCAGATGGATTCTGCCATGCTGGATATGGCCGACTGCGTACAAGCATGTACTAGCCATTATCCTGCCTTGCCTAATGTGCTTCCTTTTGCTGCTTTTACGGCGATAAAGCCGGTTTTTAGCGCCGCGCCCGTTCAATTCTTGCCTGATCCTCCCCTTGAATCTCCTTATAAGCCACCTACTCTAGGCGCGATTATTTCGTTCTAGTTAAGCGCTTTACTATCCTTATGCACGAGATGTTTTGCAGGGTGGGTCATACTCGCCCGAATGGCTGTTTGCTCTGTTGGTGAGCAACATCTTTTGTGTATTTTAAATGGGCTGCTGCACGTCTGTAGCTTGCTGTTTATAAGAGATTTAATCATGAAAAAATTATTCTTAATGCTGTTGGTTCTGCTTGCCCAACCGGCCTTTGCGGCGATCAATGCCACCCTTTATAAAGATCCTGCTTGTGGCTGCTGCGAGGAGTACGTGAAGTACCTTGAGAAAAATGGCTTTAAAGTAAAAGCTGTTAATAGTAGCGACATGTCTACGCTTAAAAAGCAGTATGGCTCGGCGCAATTGGCCAGTTGCCATACCACTCGTATTGGGCAATACACGGTAGAAGGCCATGTGCCGGTGGCGGCGATTCATAAGTTACTTAAAGAAAAACCGCAAATTGCCGGTATTAGCGCGCCTGGTATGCCGAAAAACTCGCCTGGAATGGGGCCAGAAATCAAAGGTACATTAAAGATTTATGAGCTGGGCCAGTCGGCAGAACCTAAACTTTTCTCGATTGAATAGGGGCTATGGATATGAATCGCAGACATTTTTTACATGCCAGCCTTGCATCGGCAGGCTTTGCGCTGATGTCGAAGCCGCTTTGGGCCGCTATGCAGCAGGCGCATAGCCAAATGCCGAGCATACCTTTGAAAATAGCGGCAGATAATCTACCACTGCTGGCTGCCGATGCGTTGCCAGCTGGCCAGCCCCATGCCGCTTTATATCGCCTGCCTAATCTCAGCTCTAAAAAGGGCATGGTGTCGGCAACACTAACGGCGGAGCCATATGAAGTAGAGTTGCTGCCGGGTAAAAAGACCACGGTGTGGGCCTATAACCAGCATATTCCTGGCCCGCTGATTGAGGCTTTTGAGGGGGATATCGTAGAGATTCGCTTTATCAATAAGCTGGCTCAGCCCACTACGGTGCACTGGCACGGCTTGCCGGTGCCATCCGATCAAGATGGCAACCCGCAGGATGCGGTGCCGGTGGGGGGCGAGCGGTTGTATCGGTTTAGCTTGCCTAAGGGCTGCGCAGGCACGTATTGGTATCACCCCCATCCGCATGGCGATACGGCGGAACAAGTTTATCGCGGTTTAGCCGGGTTGTTTATTGTGCGGGCTAAAGACGATGTGTTGGCGCATCTGCCTGAGCAGCATTTGGTGATCTCTGATCTAAAACTCGCCGCCGATGGCAGTATTCCAGACAACACTATGAATGACTGGATGAATGGCCGAGAAGGGCAGTTTGTATTGCTTAATGGCCAGCGCCAGCCGCTGATTAAAGTGGCAGAAGCGCAGCGCTGGCGCATCTGGAACGCCTGCAGCGCCCGTTATCTGCGGCTGGCTTTGCCAGGTAGAAAAATCATTCTGCTGGGTTCAGACGGCGGTTTGCTGGAAAAAGCCCAGCAGCTGGATGAGCTATTGCTCGCGCCAGGATCGCGTGCAGAATGGCTAGTCGCTGGCCCCGAGGCTGAAGTTGATTTAATGGCAATGGCTTACGATAGGCATAAAATGGGGGCGGTAGCGCCTGAGCAAGATATTAAGTTAGCCACCATTCAATTTATCCAAAACACGAGTGCCCAATTGCCAGAGCGCTTACGCAGTTTGCCGCCCAAGCGCATCCCTGTGGCTAAAAAGCGGGTGGTTTTTAGCGAAACCATGAGCATGGAAGGGGGCCAGCATTCGATGCAGTTTTTGGTAAATGGCAAAAGCTATGATATGCAGCGGGTGGATTTTGTCAGCCGAGTAGGGGATACCGAGTTATGGGAGATCTTTAACGATTCGCATATGGATCACCCATTTCATATGCATGGTATGCAGTTTGAAATGATAGATAGTACGCTCAAAGGCAAAACCAGCCCCGCACCATGGCGTGCATTGATTGATACGTTTAATCTGCTACCCCAGCAAAGCGCCCGTATTTTAGTGACGCAGCAACACAAAGGTTTACGCATGTACCACTGCCATATCTTAGAGCACGAAGGGCAGGGCATGATGGGGCAGGTGTTAGTGAAATAAGCCTAAGGCTAGCAGCGATGTGTCTGGCCTTGGTGCTGAGTTTGGCGGGTGAGGCGTTGCGGCTGGATGCTTTATCTGCCTATTTGTTGCTAACAACGGGGCTGTTTAAATAGGGAGCTTAGGTATGCGTATGTGTAGAGCGGTTCAGCTTATTGTCATTGCAGTTATCGGCAGTTTTGCCGCGTCAGCGTCCGCCCTGCAAGCTATTGTGGACGATGGCTGGAGTAGCGCTCAGGGCTATCGGTTTTCTGGCAGATTAACTGAGGATAATCATCAGCCTGCCAAAGCAGGCTCTGGGGCAGTGCAAAGCCTGCACCGTAATACACGGCTGCTTTTTGCCAGCAGTGCTGAGGGTAAGGTGAGCTGGCAGATTGATGGGGCGCAGTGGCAAAGCCGTGTGGATGATCACGGTTATTGGGAGTTAACCAGTAATCAGCCATTAATGTTAAGTAGCGGCTGGCAAAGCATCCGTAGCGATCCTGCTGCAAGTAGCCCCGCCTTTTTGCTGGTGCATGATCCTCGTAATCAATTCGGCATTATTTCTGATATTGATGACACTATTTTAGTCAGTGAAGTGCCAGACAAAATAAAACTACTCCGTAATAGCCTGACACTTCCACCAGAATCACGCCAAGCGGTGCCGCAGATGGCCCAAACCTATCGGCAGTTGGCTGAGCGCAATGCCAACCCCGCCGCCTCCCCGATTTTCTATGTTTCAGCGTCTCCAAAGCAGCTTACGGATGGCATTCGGCGTTTTTTGCAGAAAAACGGCTTCCCACAGGGCATATTGATGCTGAAAGAAATTGGGGACGAAAGCACCGATTCTATTCTTGACCAACGGGCCTATAAACGCGCGCGCATCACTGCGATCATGCATGATTTTCCTGAGGTGAAATTTGCGCTGGTGGGTGACGATGGTGAATCTGACCCGCAAATCTACGCCGAAATAGCCCTGCGCTATCCTGAGCAAATCAGCGGTATCTGGATCAGAAAAGTAAAAACCAATGCTTCGCCTTTGCCTGCTGGGCAGAATGATCTTCAGCAATTACTAGGGCAACCTTCTTTCTGATAAAGGAAATGGCCTAGCAGCCTGTCGGACTTAGACGGTCGAAGCGAAAAATCGCATGGTCGAGACCAGATTTTGCCGGATTTACAGCGCCAATAACGAGTTATTGGTCAAAAATCTGGTGAAATATAGGCCGATCAGGTGATTTTGCAGCTGACTGATGCTAAGTCCGACAGGCTGCTAGCCTTGTACCTGCCACTTAATAGGTCTTAACTAGTCTAGCCAAATGGGCAATGTTTGCATCCATTTCTGCGCTTGGAACCTGAGCA
This genomic interval from Iodobacter fluviatilis contains the following:
- a CDS encoding ABC transporter permease; this translates as MEIIHYAWENSSFIMGLTREHMMLVSIAVGLAILLGVPIGVLIMRLPALAPWVLGLATVILTTPSIALFGLMIPLFSLINQGIGYVPAISAVFLYSLLPIIRNTHAAFQQIDPGIRESCKGLGMSFFQRLCWVELPLAVPLIFCGIRTAVVMNIGVMAIASTIGAGGLGLLILHGISQSDIRQLIVGAVMISLLAIVMDLILSSIQHYLTPKGIRS
- a CDS encoding glycine betaine ABC transporter substrate-binding protein, with the protein product MKRLIINISLILAASFASAAQIRLGSKDFTEQHLLSAMTRLYLEEKGFEVTATTDLPSVILRGALINNQLDLVWDYTGTALIVYHKLTEVNPEQSYERVKELDIPNGLVWLKPAAMNNTYAFAMQRKRAEALGISTMSGMVKQFNQHKNWKIGLDIEFAGRPDGLKPMQEKYQLTLDRPQMKQMNSGLVYNAIRDGFVDVGLVYATDGRVKGFDFIILEDDLHFFPSYAATPVVEKSVLDANPGLEEALNTLSALLDNDTISTLNAKVDIEHLRVDEVAAQFLKDKGLLQGK
- a CDS encoding ABC transporter permease — protein: MSVYLKRGGFVVFLAAIFAIIQSHPAWLKTYQSDLIYLGQQHLRLVAYSMFLALIIGLPAGVILSRSWAKRFAEPILQIFNIGNTLPPLAVLALAMVLVGIGDQPAIIALFLASLLPIVRNTYTGLCGVSPALLEAARGLGMTPRQSLYFVELPNAAPVILVGVRLALVINVGTVPLTFLIGASSYGELIFPGIFLNNHAQLLVGAGATAIVALALDQAVAGLGRVFAGHAAH
- a CDS encoding NAD(P)H-quinone oxidoreductase, which translates into the protein MRAVIQTKPLLSLGHAELPHVQAGQLLIQVYVAGINRADLAQAAGRYPAPAGDSPILGLEVAGVITAVGEGVSRFALGDEVFGLVGGGAYAEYCIIESSLAMKIPAGLSFTDAASLPEAWMTAWFNLVQIGGLKAGQRVLIHAGASGVGAAGIQLAKHLGAWVATTAGGTLKGEFCRQLGADLVVDYQQDDFAAIVKEAGGVDLILDGVGGDYLAKNQACLNMDGQIVLIGLLRGISAEAHLGLLLMKRQRITGSTLRAQPLGVKVELATALREKILPLIAIGDLKITIDCVFDWGKVAEAHQYIAENRNLGKVLLSMIDF
- a CDS encoding PEP-CTERM sorting domain-containing protein, yielding MPVPEPETYTLMGLGLVGLLVTRRRLAK
- a CDS encoding glutathione S-transferase family protein, whose translation is MAYLHARLMADLAMLEDKLAGREFLLASGPSIADISCSAYLFWLDQIGILEADLPNINRWLSAIRQLPNWQHPDVAMQSN
- a CDS encoding glutathione S-transferase N-terminal domain-containing protein, encoding MPSAYSQSFWRVPILVDQGRVLCQSNAILSYLAQQSGQFTGNEERQAVLAACRT
- a CDS encoding DUF411 domain-containing protein — protein: MKKLFLMLLVLLAQPAFAAINATLYKDPACGCCEEYVKYLEKNGFKVKAVNSSDMSTLKKQYGSAQLASCHTTRIGQYTVEGHVPVAAIHKLLKEKPQIAGISAPGMPKNSPGMGPEIKGTLKIYELGQSAEPKLFSIE
- a CDS encoding multicopper oxidase family protein — translated: MNRRHFLHASLASAGFALMSKPLWAAMQQAHSQMPSIPLKIAADNLPLLAADALPAGQPHAALYRLPNLSSKKGMVSATLTAEPYEVELLPGKKTTVWAYNQHIPGPLIEAFEGDIVEIRFINKLAQPTTVHWHGLPVPSDQDGNPQDAVPVGGERLYRFSLPKGCAGTYWYHPHPHGDTAEQVYRGLAGLFIVRAKDDVLAHLPEQHLVISDLKLAADGSIPDNTMNDWMNGREGQFVLLNGQRQPLIKVAEAQRWRIWNACSARYLRLALPGRKIILLGSDGGLLEKAQQLDELLLAPGSRAEWLVAGPEAEVDLMAMAYDRHKMGAVAPEQDIKLATIQFIQNTSAQLPERLRSLPPKRIPVAKKRVVFSETMSMEGGQHSMQFLVNGKSYDMQRVDFVSRVGDTELWEIFNDSHMDHPFHMHGMQFEMIDSTLKGKTSPAPWRALIDTFNLLPQQSARILVTQQHKGLRMYHCHILEHEGQGMMGQVLVK
- a CDS encoding phosphatase domain-containing protein encodes the protein MRMCRAVQLIVIAVIGSFAASASALQAIVDDGWSSAQGYRFSGRLTEDNHQPAKAGSGAVQSLHRNTRLLFASSAEGKVSWQIDGAQWQSRVDDHGYWELTSNQPLMLSSGWQSIRSDPAASSPAFLLVHDPRNQFGIISDIDDTILVSEVPDKIKLLRNSLTLPPESRQAVPQMAQTYRQLAERNANPAASPIFYVSASPKQLTDGIRRFLQKNGFPQGILMLKEIGDESTDSILDQRAYKRARITAIMHDFPEVKFALVGDDGESDPQIYAEIALRYPEQISGIWIRKVKTNASPLPAGQNDLQQLLGQPSF